A stretch of the Lactuca sativa cultivar Salinas chromosome 9, Lsat_Salinas_v11, whole genome shotgun sequence genome encodes the following:
- the LOC111882784 gene encoding pentatricopeptide repeat-containing protein At4g32450, mitochondrial encodes MSQARARSFEMVKSLNYLYKVCNGTSASRSYFSVSFFKALSFVKSFSTLNSAAADESFHFRNPNEFPANVKNSTGYGNYWSIRDSNNQFDQNPDGVYRKNPLVVQKKPTVAYGQSYDCDRNYENKILEQSSNTLYEEGRNVQSSYWMNSGVSKEVIGGGNDQYGKYNGNVQGNQGNYNMGKDGLHRQRQYNINGSYGGNASSSGLVNYEVPIDSQHKEILYEPGEEKQLLGTIEELNAFCKEQKLKEAVEVLRMLELKKVTVEMPGYLFLMKACGETQALKEAKQVHNHLTRSVHHLDVHICNKILEMYSKCGSMEDAYKVFDKMPQRNLTSWDTMITWLAKNGHGEDALEMFTEFKKVGLKPDNQMFDGVFAACSVVGDMKEGLLHFESMTKNYNLVLSMDDYASVVDMLGSSGYLNEALEFIEKMPMKPTAEIWEIMMNQSRVYGDLELEDRCTEIVNFLDPSHLDKQSEKGLIPIKPSDNAKEKDKSAPLNLLEIKSKTFQFRAGDTSQADHEKLYTQLRCLKQHMIEVGYVAQTRFVLHDLDHESREEALLSHSERLALSQALLTSPPRATIRIMKNLRVCGDCHEALKIISKLVGRLIIARDAKRFHHFENGVCSCKDYW; translated from the coding sequence ATGTCTCAAGCAAGAGCGAGGTCATTCGAAATGGTGAAATCTCTAAATTATCTCTATAAGGTATGCAATGGTACAAGTGCTTCACGCAGTTATTTCTCAGTTAGTTTCTTCAAAGCCCTTTCTTTTGTTAAAAGCTTTAGCACTCTCAATTCTGCGGCGGCCGATGAGAGCTTTCATTTCCGAAACCCTAACGAGTTTCCAGCTAATGTCAAAAACTCAACTGGATATGGTAATTATTGGTCAATTAGAGACAGTAATAATCAATTTGACCAAAACCCTGATGGGGTTTATAGAAAAAATCCCTTGGTTGTCCAGAAAAAACCTACTGTGGCTTATGGGCAGAGTTATGACTGTGATCGAAATTATGAGAATAAGATATTGGAACAGAGTTCAAATACGTTATATGAAGAAGGTAGAAATGTCCAGAGTTCATATTGGATGAATAGTGGAGTATCAAAAGAAGTTATAGGAGGTGGAAATGATCAATATGGAAAATATAATGGAAATGTTCAAGGAAATCAAGGTAATTATAACATGGGTAAAGATGGTTTACATCGACAGAGACAATATAACATCAATGGATCTTATGGTGGTAATGCTTCAAGTAGTGGGTTGGTAAATTATGAAGTGCCAATTGACTCTCAACATAAAGAAATTTTATATGAACCTGGTGAGGAAAAGCAACTACTTGGCACGATTGAGGAGCTTAATGCTTTCTGCAAGGAACAGAAATTGAAGGAAGCTGTGGAGGTTTTGCGTATGCTTGAGCTGAAGAAAGTAACAGTTGAAATGCCTGGATATCTATTCTTGATGAAAGCATGCGGAGAAACTCAGGCACTTAAAGAAGCTAAACAAGTCCATAACCACCTCACAAGGTCAGTACATCATCTTGATGTTCACATTTGCAACAAAATCTTGGAAATGTATTCAAAGTGTGGTTCCATGGAAGACGCATATAAGGTGTTCGATAAAATGCCCCAAAGAAATCTTACTTCTTGGGACACAATGATAACATGGCTTGCTAAAAACGGCCATGGTGAAGACGCACTCGAAATGTTCACCGAATTCAAAAAGGTCGGATTAAAACCCGATAATCAGATGTTTGATGGTGTTTTTGCTGCATGTAGTGTCGTAGGAGACATGAAAGAAGGGCTATTACACTTCGAATCAATGACTAAAAATTACAATCTTGTTCTATCTATGGATGATTATGCAAGTGTAGTCGATATGCTCGGGAGTTCAGGGTACTTAAATGAAGCATTGGAATTCATAGAAAAGATGCCCATGAAGCCAACTGCAGAAATTTGGGAAATTATGATGAAtcaatctagggtttatggtgaTTTAGAACTCGAAGACCGTTGTACTGAGATTGTAAACTTTCTAGATCCTTCTCATTTAGATAAACAATCAGAGAAAGGCTTGATACCAATAAAGCCTTCGGATAATGCAAAAGAAAAAGATAAATCAGCACCATTAAATCTCCTAGAAATCAAATCCAAAACTTTTCAGTTTAGGGCTGGGGATACATCTCAGGCTGATCATGAGAAATTATACACTCAACTTAGGTGTCTAAAACAACACATGATAGAAGTTGGGTATGTGGCACAGACTAGATTTGTACTCCATGATTTAGACCATGAAAGTAGAGAAGAAGCTCTTTTATCACATAGTGAAAGACTTGCTTTATCTCAAGCTCTTTTGACTAGTCCACCCCGTGCAACAATACGGATAATGAAAAATCTGCGTGTTTGTGGCGATTGCCATGAGGCGCTCAAGATTATTTCAAAGTTGGTTGGAAGATTAATCATTGCACGTGATGCAAAGAGGTTCCATCATTTTGAAAATGGAGTATGTTCTTGTAAAGATTATTGGTGA